The Anopheles coluzzii chromosome 2, AcolN3, whole genome shotgun sequence genome window below encodes:
- the LOC120952512 gene encoding glucose dehydrogenase [FAD, quinone]-like: protein MGVLQDLLRVHDGNGRLLFLVFLCLYLTVRCSVCQCPDTGGLGAEDPANVRLLLENSIKQASLLKKYDFIIVGASPSGCLLANRLTEIRDWNVLLIEAGEQENLFVQVPIFSAYLQSTSYNWGYLAEPQNYSCWGKDMLME, encoded by the coding sequence ATGGGTGTTTTGCAGGACTTACTACGAGTGCACGATGGCAATGGGCGTTTGTTGTTTCTAGTGTTCTTGTGCTTGTACCTTACGGTACGGTGCTCGGTGTGCCAGTGCCCGGATACTGGTGGGTTAGGTGCGGAAGATCCGGCAAATGTGCGATTGCTGCTGGAAAACAGCATCAAGCAAGCTTCTTTGCTGAAGAAATATGACTTTATCATCGTCGGTGCTAGTCCTTCGGGTTGTTTGCTGGCGAATCGGCTAACTGAGATTCGCGATTGGAATGTGCTGCTCATAGAGGCCGGTGAGCAGGAAAATTTGTTCGTCCAGGTGCCTATTTTTTCGGCGTACCTGCAATCTACCAGCTATAACTGGGGATACCTCGCGGAACCGCAGAACTACTCTTGCTGGGGTAAGGATATGCTGATGGAATAG